The following is a genomic window from Armatimonadota bacterium.
CATGCGTACGCGTTCCGCTGCGCGCGACCATGCGAGATAGGCCTCGCTCGAATCCGGGTCCGCTTCCGGGTCGAAGCTCGCCTGAAACTCCTCGAACGTCATGCCGAAGCGCTGCTCGAAGACCGCCTCGTCAGCGCGGGCGCGCTCCAACTCCGCGCTCAACTGCGCGGCGCGCTTGCGCATGCTCGCGTCGGCGACGAATTCCTCGGATAACGGTTGCTCCTCGCCGCGCTGTTCGTCGCCGGTGTCCTCCTCAATCCGCTTCGGGAAATCGTCGCCCTTGGCCATATCCGCCTCCGGACGCATTCCAGCATTGACCAGCCGCATCGGCTCCCGGGACGGCACTGAATACGGCTACACGTCGCCCGAGCGCCCATGCGGTGTGCGGCGCCGCCGAATTCGATTACTGCTTGTCCAGCCGCGACAAGCGATACTTGCGCTCGCCGAGGCCGATCTTCTCCCCGTAGGCGAGCTGCATCGTGTGGTCTATGTGCGGGTTGACCCCGCGGAACTTGTCGCCGCCCGGCTCGTGCCCGCTCTGGAGTACGGAATCCTCAAACCCCTGCTGGGCATTGATCAGATCGAGCGATGCTTGGTCTATGGCAATCGGGTCGCGCGAGGCGAGGATGCCGACGTCGGGCACGATGGGCGCGTCGCTCTTGCCGAAGCAGTCGCAGTCCGGCGTGATGTCGAGCAGGAAGTTCATGAAGGCGAGGCGGCCCTCTTTCTGCTGCATCACGCCCCAGCAGAACTCGGCGATGCGCTCCTGTTCTTTCTGATGCGAGTCGCTCCAGCGGACGGCGATGGCGCCCNNNNNNNNNNNNNNNNNNNNNNNNNNNNNNNNNNNNNNNNNNNNNNNNNNNNNNNNNNNNNNNNNNNNNNNNNNNNNNNNNNNNNNNNNNNNNNNNNNNNCCACCACGGATGCGGCGAAGGAGGTTGTTCTGGGGCGGGCCCCGCTGGACCTGCATGCAGGCGTTCGGACGGCGCGGGTACCGTTGGCCACAGGGAACCAATCCTGCCCCGGCGAAAAGCCCTCCAGACTGGGACATTCGTGGCCCGGCGTGAGAACCATCGCAAGCTCGTCAGGAGCACAAGATGCAAGCGCAGGGGCATCCGACCCGTACGCCGATTCGACCCGGCTGTGTCCCACAATCGCTGCAGGTCGAAAACGAATCGTGCAGCGGCCAATCTGAGATCGGAGGTTGACTGATGGACGCCAGTATCACCTATTTCGAGGAAACCGGCCCGGCTAACACGGCAGCCGTGTTGGCGCTGGTGAAGAAGCGAGCCGCAGAGAGTGGCATCAAGCACGTGGTCATTGCTTCAACCACTGGCGCGACCGCCGCCCAGGCCGCCGCAGCGTTCGCCGATACGGAGGTCAAGCTGGTGATAGTCCCCCACCAGTGGCGCTGGCGCGAGGAGCGCCAGTTCGACCGGTCGTTGGTACCCGAACTCGAACGCGCCGGCCATCACGTCTACTGGAGCACCATGCTGTTTCATACCGAAGAACTCTACGGCAACAGCGCTGGGGCGGCCCTGGCGAATATACTGCGAACCTTTGGGCAAGGCATGAAGGTATGTCTGGAGATCCTGCTCATGGCGACCAACGGAGGGCAGATTGACATCGGCGAGAAGGTAATTGTGGCCGCTGGCAGCGGCCGCGGAGCGGACACC
Proteins encoded in this region:
- a CDS encoding 4Fe-4S ferredoxin, producing the protein GAIAVRWSDSHQKEQERIAEFCWGVMQQKEGRLAFMNFLLDITPDCDCFGKSDAPIVPDVGILASRDPIAIDQASLDLINAQQGFEDSVLQSGHEPGGDKFRGVNPHIDHTMQLAYGEKIGLGERKYRLSRLDKQ